One genomic window of Lepeophtheirus salmonis chromosome 5, UVic_Lsal_1.4, whole genome shotgun sequence includes the following:
- the mRpL37 gene encoding large ribosomal subunit protein mL37, with amino-acid sequence MRLTRVLFRRKLPVRRNHPINFNNAWQEGRTLPLTDTDDRKVLTSMGIPVVSPQDVIQSSYVMPYEVPEYDPPKSIIRENLPKDESHPLWKDRPVHTFGDRTYFPVNHQLDLAKNLTKTVELDVGLPSRLIQSIEKTSLSEEALASVEDMIKETQMFDAIQKKLPFNYKVPFIGWHPVNDRMSSKTPYPVTMSWQYKEARKYGIPLPRSTLNLTRGLFRLLDQFCPEAKDILHRVNHEKQILRQYFNRLGSYTRVSVHLPFSVWSPHLIKPYADTNTTKSSISLKLPDIHPMEPQVGLWPINVYREENNLPIMDGSLLRAHTLVNNYTNPVPDLANEDQFAANSLMLSFASALGQARLLYGSQFSDVLPEPITVHFINTDGKKFHISAFQLNTLELSTNDGVKNIFWHEKEMSSLYDVCEYVQGRPMFEGLNSSLFKKLLAMYAE; translated from the exons ATGCGATTGACAAGAGTTCTTTTTCGTCGAAAATTGCCGGTTCGACGGAATCATCCTATTAATTTCAACAATGCTTGGCAAGAAGGTCGTACATTGCCATTGACTGACACGGATGATCGAAAAGTATTGACTTCTATGGGAATACCTGTCGTGAGTCCACAAGATGTGATACAAAGCTCCTATGTCATGCCCTATGAAGTCCCAGAATACGATCCTCCTAAATCTATTATCCGGGAAAATCTTCCCAAAGATGAGTCTCATCCTCTCTGGAAGGATCGTCCCGTTCATACATTTGGGGATCGCACGTATTTCCCCGTGAATCACCAACTGGATTTGGCCAAA AATCTAACAAAAACTGTAGAGTTGGATGTGGGTCTACCCAGTCGACTCATTCAGTCAATCGAAAAGACGTCTTTATCTGAAGAGGCTCTTGCATCTGTTGAAGACATGATCAAGGAAACTCAAATGTTCGAtgctatacaaaaaaaacttcctttcaATTACAAAGTCCCCTTCATTGGATGGCATCCAGTCAATGACAGAATGTCTTCAAAAACCCCATATCCTGTAACCATGTCGTGGCAATATAAAGAAGCAAGAAAATATGGAATTCCTTTACCCAGAAGCAC GTTAAATCTCACTCGTGGTCTTTTCCGATTATTAGATCAATTCTGTCCTGAGGCAAAGGATATCTTACATCGAGTTaatcatgaaaaacaaattttacgTCAATATTTTAATCGTTTGGGTTCATATACTCGAGTGTCTGTGCATTTGCCTTTCAGTGTTTGGTCTCCTCATCTTATCAAACCCTATGCAGATACAAATACAACTAAATCTTCTATATCGCTCAAGCTCCCTGATATCCATCCTATGGAGCCACAGGTAGGACTTTGGCCAATTAATGTATATCgagaagaaaataatcttcCAATTATGGATGGAAGTCTTTTAAGGGCTCACACTCTTGTCAATAACTATACAAATCCCGTACCAGATTTGGCGAATGAAGATCAGTTTGCTGCTAATTCTCTAATGCTAAGTTTTGCTTCAGCACTTGGTCAAGCACGGTTATTGTATGGTTCTCAATTTTCGGACGTACTTCCTGAGCCAATAACAGTTCATTTCATTAACACGgatggtaaaaaatttcatatatccGCTTTTCAATTAAATACTCTCGAACTTTCAACTAATGATggagtcaaaaatatattttggcacGAAAAGGAAATGTCTTCGCTCTACGATGTTTGTGAATACGTTCAAGGGAGACCCATGTTTGAAGGTTTAAACTCTAGTCTATTTAAGAAACTACTTGCTATGTATGCGGAATAG